A region from the Paenibacillus sp. FSL H8-0048 genome encodes:
- a CDS encoding lipase family protein → MTTNKRDAEEWAIFLAAVCGQTYTQFDNAEGAFVVPEGFSAVHSFQAKSMGNVWELFGFILESPQEIIIAWRGSISTNDWLSNMNAAQKKFKYIQEPCMTHRGFTDIYASARDAILSVLGTLSPEKTLYVTGHSLGGALATLCTLDIAANSAFTAPRLYTYGSPRVGDPDFAKAFSRYVRSSYRYANLFDVTTYVPPTVYKLPKQKTKYYYTHVHTLKTLSFQNGSPELNHVIRSYFAVLRKTRPDFTTALCAANPGFCPVPELIT, encoded by the coding sequence GAGATGCAGAAGAGTGGGCGATTTTTCTGGCGGCGGTCTGCGGGCAGACCTACACTCAATTCGACAATGCAGAAGGGGCATTCGTGGTGCCGGAGGGTTTCTCAGCCGTGCACAGCTTCCAGGCGAAATCGATGGGGAATGTCTGGGAGCTGTTCGGCTTCATTCTGGAATCTCCGCAGGAGATCATTATTGCCTGGCGCGGAAGCATCTCCACCAATGACTGGCTCTCGAACATGAATGCCGCGCAAAAAAAATTCAAATACATTCAGGAGCCCTGCATGACCCATCGGGGGTTCACCGATATCTATGCATCTGCCCGGGATGCCATTCTCTCTGTGCTTGGCACACTGTCCCCGGAGAAGACGCTGTATGTAACAGGCCATAGCCTTGGCGGCGCACTGGCCACTCTATGTACGCTGGATATTGCCGCCAATTCTGCCTTCACCGCCCCGAGGCTCTATACCTACGGGTCTCCGCGTGTCGGGGATCCGGATTTTGCCAAGGCCTTCAGCCGGTATGTACGCAGCAGCTACCGTTATGCCAATCTTTTTGACGTCACTACGTATGTTCCGCCAACCGTCTACAAGCTGCCTAAGCAGAAGACCAAATACTATTACACCCATGTCCATACTCTTAAAACCCTGTCCTTTCAGAATGGCAGCCCTGAGCTGAACCATGTTATCCGCAGTTATTTCGCTGTGCTTAGGAAGACCCGGCCGGACTTCACCACAGCTCTGTGCGCCGCGAACCCCGGGTTCTGTCCAGTCCCGGAGCTAATTACTTAG
- a CDS encoding extracellular solute-binding protein: protein MLQGCSSGNTENGAAKASDEPAAPESTSGSPVEISFWNMFGGGEGEFVDQIIKGFNDSQQEVTVKPLRLESNEYYAKLGTALSSSKGPDVAVAHVERISPFVKAQQIMPVDELASKVGFDLKQISDSNIISVSYDGKP from the coding sequence GTGCTGCAGGGATGCTCTTCCGGAAATACAGAGAACGGAGCGGCCAAGGCATCAGATGAACCGGCTGCACCAGAGAGCACAAGCGGCAGTCCGGTAGAGATCTCCTTCTGGAATATGTTCGGCGGCGGGGAAGGAGAGTTCGTGGATCAGATTATCAAGGGCTTCAACGACTCGCAGCAAGAGGTGACCGTTAAGCCGCTCCGGCTGGAATCCAATGAGTATTACGCGAAGCTCGGTACAGCGCTGTCGTCCTCCAAAGGTCCGGATGTTGCGGTCGCCCACGTGGAGCGGATCTCGCCGTTCGTGAAAGCCCAGCAGATTATGCCGGTGGATGAACTCGCCTCCAAGGTAGGATTCGACCTGAAGCAGATTTCGGATTCCAATATCATAAGCGTATCCTATGACGGCAAGCCTTAA